The Deltaproteobacteria bacterium genomic interval ACGAACGTTTTGAAAATTTTTCAGAAGCTGTTGCTATGTGGCTCTCTTTTTTAAAGAGACACGATACATACTGGCCCGGCTATGAACGTCTCGCCAAAATATACGAGGGCAGGGACAAGGCAAAATATGCAGAAAAATTACGATACAGGGCCTGTGACAAGATAAAACATCTACGATTGTATCACAGTGAATCAAAAACTGCCTCAGAAGAGGTTGGGCCTTCGGATCTGCGGATATGGCGAGAACTTGATGATATGGTTCTGAAATCCTGGGAGGGGGTATTCTGTTCCGATTAGGAAATTTCGTAAATATTCTTATGAACCCGTTATATCCCGCCTTGAAGCGGTTACCTTTTTCCGGGTTTCAAAGCTCACCCATTGCAGACCGAAAAGGCAGTGCAATCCGGCCCGCTACCCAAAACCCCGCAAAAGGCAAACCGCTCCTGCGGCAACCGGTCACACAGGGTGCTCCTTCTGAAAACGATTTGCGTCAGCCCTGTAGTTTTCTTGGTCTTCGCAGCATGGGAAACCCCCGGCTCCGGAGCGCAGCGGAGGAGAACGGGGGAGGGTCTCCCATGCTGCGAAGGCCTTAAGAAAACAAGGGGCGAGAGCATGTTGGAAGAAGGAGCACCCTGTGTGACCGGTTGCCGGTGGAGCACGGACGGGTTCACCGGATATTTACAAATCTTTTTTATTATTCCTTGATTTTTCCAAAGGTTATGGATAAAAAGGTAAAGCAAATATCTGGGGAGATGCGTGCATGAATATTTTGGTTACCGGCGGAGCGGGTTTTATCGGGTCCCATCTATGTGATCACCTTATTTCTGAAGGAGAGTATGTCTCAGTCATAGATGATCTTTCCACCGGTTTTTTTGAAAATATAGCCCATCTGCAGGGTAATTCGAGGTTTCAATATGTAAACGACACTATCCTGAATAAGGACAGGATGGATAGTCTTATCAGAAAGTGTGATGTAATAGTTCATCTTGCTGCTGCTGTAGGCGTTAAATATGTTGTAGAGAATCCGCTTTCCTCTATCGAAACCAACATTCGCGGGACTGAAATCGCACTTAATCTGGCCAATAAATACAAGAAAAAAATACTCATAGCGTCAACGTCAGAAGTCTACGGAAAACATATGCATGCCCCTCTTAAAGAGGATGATAACTTGATTTATGGTCCTCCCACCACCATGCGCTGGAGCTATGCGGCTTCCAAGCTTATTGATGAGTTTACCGCACTTGCATATCATCGTATCAAAAAGCTCAGGGTGGCTATGTTTCGTTGCTTCAATACAATAGGCCCAAGGCAGACAGGCCTCTATGGAATGGTGGTACCCAGGTTTATTCAGCAGGCACTGAGGAATGAGCCTATGACAGTTTTTGGTGACGGCCGGCAGACCCGCACGTTCACTTATGTTGGAGATGTAGTAGAGGCCATATGCCGACTCATGGAGTGTGAAAAGGCAATCGGTGAAGTAGTAAATATAGGAGGTACGGAGGAAATCTCTATATCAGAGCTTGCCGAGCGTATAAAGTCCCTTGCCGGGAGCAATTCCGAAATAATTTATATTCCTTACGAACAGGTCTATGGCAAAAACTTCGAGGACATGATGCGCAGGGTTCCTTCATCTGAAAAACTCGACAACCTAATAGGTTTTGTTCCACAAATGCCTCTTGATACGATTCTTGAAAGGACCATAGAATATTTTGGCAGTAGTAAAATTGGGAATTGGGAATTGGGAAAAATACAAAGATGTGAATGCGCTATCTAATTTCTAATTTCCTGTTTCGACACCGGCATTCAATTCGACAATACACACTTTTCGAAAAAAGTGTAAACTGATGAAGGGTGCCCCAATATTTTAATTATATCATATGTCAGTCACCCTC includes:
- a CDS encoding nucleoside-diphosphate sugar epimerase produces the protein MNILVTGGAGFIGSHLCDHLISEGEYVSVIDDLSTGFFENIAHLQGNSRFQYVNDTILNKDRMDSLIRKCDVIVHLAAAVGVKYVVENPLSSIETNIRGTEIALNLANKYKKKILIASTSEVYGKHMHAPLKEDDNLIYGPPTTMRWSYAASKLIDEFTALAYHRIKKLRVAMFRCFNTIGPRQTGLYGMVVPRFIQQALRNEPMTVFGDGRQTRTFTYVGDVVEAICRLMECEKAIGEVVNIGGTEEISISELAERIKSLAGSNSEIIYIPYEQVYGKNFEDMMRRVPSSEKLDNLIGFVPQMPLDTILERTIEYFGSSKIGNWELGKIQRCECAI